TGGGTTGTTGGCAGTTACTGCCCGTCCATTCCAACGTACAAAGACACGATGCCCCGACCTGTGGTCGTTCAACGCATGAACCGCCATTCCTAAAAGCAAGTGTATATATACCAACCAAATTGAGAGAAGTTAAAATCTACGAATGAAACTTGTGTTTATCATCACGTGGCGGGGacacaacagtcgttataaaacggatgttctgtttcatacacctcgtgcccactcacaagttaccacatgtatCTTATTAATCGTCGCATAGCAGGtcaacagcagtcgttataacaagggtgttgtTTTGTATACTTTGTGGCTATGTAGGAACTACCAAGTAtaacttcgtgggtgattattattttccgCATTTCATATTAGGACAGATGATtttcagacaacccataagggacaACTAGAATAAAACCATCACCGTTAATGTGATGCAAAATGACACACATGCCTACAATGTATAATAGGGTCTCgtcataaataataaactgtttaCTCACAAACACACATGTGTGGCACATAGTAAGTTTCCTTCCGTGCAGCGAGGTCCAGTGAATTGCCCAGCGCAAATACACTCTGGTTGGTATGTGCTTGTTATTACACAGGTTCCTCCGTTGCTGTCAAAcgaacatttatttaaacctatCGGTTTCtaagttaatataaaacaatacgNNNNNNNNNNNNNNNNNNNNNNNNNNNNNNNNNNNNNNNNNNNNNNNNNNGTTTTCATATATATGATGGGGAAAGACGGTACATCTTTTCGTTCCactttttcgtctcatttggtagtagacaaagaacgttcaaataaagatttaaaaacgtatttttacGATACCCATAGATAGTTGTTACTtcttaaaaacacgattagggtatttggatatgatgtgctaaaggtatcccatcttctcccaccctactatagtttatttataattttcactTCTTCGCTGTTTTAACCAACATGATCTTCGTTATTGTAATCGAAAGAATAACTTTGCATTACGTTTGTTGAAATTTATCGAGCCGTACACTAATAGTATTTAGGGCTAAGATCTGATTACCATAGCATTTAATTCCCACGTTTCCGGatggtgtttttaacaagtaaCTACGATAGTGTTAGTGTCGTgaggaaaatattaaataattttgataacattcaaatgggacaatgaaaggtaaaaacatgacccatcttcccccaccccactatatacttAATATGAAACCGTACACCATATATACTTACGCACACTGGACGTTATCACATGGAGTTAGCTCACATCTCGGTCcaacatatatttcataacatTCACAAAATGGCCGCTGACTAACAACGTTTACTTTACACCTCCCACCGTTCAGACAATTAAAGCCATCGCATTGCGAGGCTCGAATGCTTCTCTCGCATCGAGTGCCACTGTAACCGTTCTGACATTGACAGTTCACAAAACCTAGAAACACAACGGTTGTTAAATAGCAATGAGCTTGACATACAATGGCCTGACCCTGATACCAGTGTGGTTgtgtatatttaataattaatccATGTTTCATTTCTATACACGCGTACTACAGGACTTAAACTAGATCCGGTTAACATGCTAAGAAATAACTGGAAAACGGGTGGAAATTTTGCTAACCGACGTTTCGACGTCCTATGGCCTATTTAGATCGTCTTTATGAGGGTAATTTAAACTCGATAagtatatatagaaaaaaatagtgtATCTTGTAAGCCTATAGGGCATTTTGCCGTTGTAACTCGCATATTTTGGGTTGGGATAatataggacactttttcattttctcgtcctatttggtaacCGACACAGAGGGttcaaacaataataaaaccgtatcctcactacaccgttgttaattgtttaaaacacgatcaggaggtttcgaatattatgtgaaaaaggtgtcccatcctaccccacagtactatttaCTACGTACCTGTAGATGTAGGGGCAACTGTACACACACCAGCGTGTTGACACGGGTTTGGTTTGCATGGGTTGATACAACGCATGGATGATCCAAGTTTGTTGCAAACCTCGTTCGGCGTGCAGAATGTATTTCCGCAAGGAACTAAAACATAGGAattcatattatattattgtgcATGGTAAAACAGTTAGCAATAGCAGATAAAAAAACCTTCGTTCCTTTATATCATATAGTACTTTAAATGAAACCATGTGTCATAACATATTTTACGTAGATACAAGATGCATTCAAGCTTAGCAGGTGTATATAGACAGTGTATATAGAAGATGGATACCGTCAGCagataatatcccatattctAATCGTACTTTAAAATCAACAACGCTACTTtagagtcgtgaaaatacggttatttaaatctgtaaatattctttgtttactataccaaatgggactataattaaagtgaataaaaacatacagcTTGCCCAGCCTACTATACACACATTGCATTTTACATAAAGATACTCTTACATAAATTTTCTTGAAGTACACTCTATGTTCAACATTGCTCTTCACACATTAAATTGCTATAATTACTAACCTGTTCCCCTGCACACGCCACCAATATACCCTGAAGGGCAGCGACATCGATATCGTAAACCTCCGTCCGCTTGAGGCATGCATGAGGAACCATACACGCATGGATTAGGAATACAGGGGTCACAACCGTATCTGAAAAAAGTAGTGGAGTaaataaatgtgattttttatgGCTTCGTGGCGGAGCaaccgtcgttataacacgggtgttctgtttcctacacctcatgcccgcttattAGTTACTatacgtatgcaactttgacCAATAGATTTTAAATTGCTGTTACAAGTTACCCTATGTGTAAAGTTCGTGGTTGTTTTTGACTTTTCCATAATGACAGTCAAttcggacaacccattataNNNNNNNNNNNNNNNNNNNNNNNNNNNNNNNNNNNNNNNNNNNNNNNNNNaacatacgcccacaatgtgtagcagcatcgagcctcgaaccctaAAACCTTTGGACTGAAGGTAGACACACGCTTACCAGCACTGTGTCAAAGGCGGtcataaaaaacttaaactgtTTCATCCGTGTGTATTTTACCATCGCCGTTGTCCTGTGTTGGTGCAAGAAGATAATTACTtcatgggttcaaggctcgacgctgctaccattgtgggcgtatgtgtccttgggcaagacacttaacggcaattgctccaacccagtggtcactaatgggttgtccaaattatcagccacacataaaaaaaaataaaaaaaaccataaaaaataatcacccacaaagtaacatacatggtaactcgtaagctggcacgaggtgttaaacccgtgttataacgactgtcgttttccggccacgcgaggataaagtaagttacattcattcatacttacGTTTCAGCAAGTCGTTTGTCCAAATCCTTAAGGTCGGTAAGTTTCCATATTCGATCGACATGAATGAAGTCATCAGCTTGTGCCACCACACTTCTTAATATTTGCAAAGTTCCTTCAGATAAAGGACCAATAGCGACAACGAAGATGACATGCCCTGAAGATCTTAAATCCGAAACTCGAGAATTTAATCTCGGGTTTCTAGTTTCCTCTGCGCAAGTTACGATGACGATCACCTTTATAAAACATGCGGCTGTATTGTAAGATGTAGGACAGCTTTTACGGTAGTT
The DNA window shown above is from Ciona intestinalis unplaced genomic scaffold, KH HT000796.1, whole genome shotgun sequence and carries:
- the LOC108950754 gene encoding adhesive plaque matrix protein 2-like, giving the protein ACFIKVIVIVTCAEETRNPRLNSRVSDLRSSGHVIFVVAIGPLSEGTLQILRSVVAQADDFIHVDRIWKLTDLKDLDKRLAETYGCDPCIPNPCVYGSSCMPQADGGLRYRCRCPSGYIGGVCRGTVPCGNTFCTPNEVCNKLGSSMRCINPCKPNPCQHAGVCTVAPTSTGFVNCQCQNGYSGTRCERSIRASQCDGFNCLNGGRCKVNVVSQRPFCECYEIYVGPRCELTPCDNVQCANGGTCVITSTYQPECICAGQFTGPRCTEGNLLCATHVCLNGGSCVERPQVGASCLCTLEWTGSNCQQPKPSPCEKLVCKNRGQCKVKSDGTPVCICDHFYIGPTCEQTPCDNYSCFNGGTCVIGSRPSFIPYCVCSSDYSGINCRVKKTNPCATFQC